In Euphorbia lathyris chromosome 10, ddEupLath1.1, whole genome shotgun sequence, a single genomic region encodes these proteins:
- the LOC136209755 gene encoding uncharacterized protein, whose amino-acid sequence MKNVTRNKFLLCFRPVVEMDENKEHSREDIKNSKNSLILHSPRKTCFPLSLAGFFGIILIKRVHYGRGLTQDSHSSSSSSSSPSKSSHSASPSSTSMLEEQNIYSNEENTIPTPNEESGSMKGKRMNNIIGLYFILFSLAVTVFWGKVYAILVTLILLCFLPHRKILLEHGTKLPERKESEKY is encoded by the exons ATGAAAAACGTTACAAGGAACAAGTTTTTGCTATGTTTCCGACCAGTTGTTGAGATGGATGAAAACAAAGAGCATTCAAGGGAAGATATAAAGAATTCAAAGAATTCTTTGATTCTTCATTCTCCAAGAAAGACATGTTTCCCTCTATCTTTAGCTGGTTTCTTCGGAATCATATTG ATAAAGCGAGTTCATTATGGAAGAGGTTTGACTCAAGATTCTcattcatcttcatcttcatcttcttctccatCAAAATCCTCTCATTCAGCCTCACCTTCTTCAACTTCGATGTTAGAAGAACAGAATATTTATTCAAATGAAGAGAACACAATTCCGACTCCAAATGAAGAAAGTGGATCTATGAAAGGGAAAAGGATGAATAATATTATAGGACTTTATTTTATCCTTTTCAGTCTAGCAGTGACAGTGTTTTGGGGTAAGGTATATGCAATACTCGTGACATTGATTTTGCTATGTTTTCTTCCTCACCGGAAAATTCTGCTGGAACACGGTACAAAGTTGCCGGAGAGGAAAGAAAGCGAAAAGTACTAA